Proteins encoded by one window of Luteolibacter flavescens:
- a CDS encoding DUF2314 domain-containing protein, whose translation MIRLISSLSVALAMMLVPASAEPAALTKAREGHVTKLLKKESEDQAAPDPPKGVFEKISYTSPAGKLVAYISPAPKDGKKHPLVIWLTGGFGNSISQIAWEDMPPENDQSAAAFRKAGLAMMYPSLRGGNDNPGSKEGFYGEVDDVLAAINHAAKLPWVDPQRIYLGGHSTGGTLALLVAEAAPEKRLRAVFAFGPVEDPAGYGQEILPYDLKNAKERRLRAPLHYLDAITCTTLVMEGADGNADSLKALERRNRNKNGKLGFITVEGEDHFTILGPTNGLLATKILADKGDECSITITAGEISAATAQAKADNFQPKGDLRAKGTGIGIVFYYAPDPLVPPMEALRKAVEKEMKGTPVFDSFDDATEPPFIVMMEEQAPLKDYPVPDEDYFQYKGHGLDEAEVKAIQKTSRASIVMLVTPADGLWQRAKAFNKVAHAYAVATGAHVWDSATRECFHRDAWKARRIDTWGSGEIPDIRHQITIHSYENGDSGHVRSVTLGMEKFALPDVAVERSVKSENRSVGGIINVFCQTIAKDSVLEDPSKFTLSLDALPAALAKDYRETLIEGGSGKADLAIMRGTPDEGDTDNAQVALDFRHGKGADDDERRAEIVHRFWGSKDEIFGIEHDDAIERASEEARRKLTAMKADFRKGLPVGSNLMVKGPFARDDEGSEWMWVEVLKWSDDDVLSGSLQNTPFHIKNLKAGANVSVKLAEAFDYILRNPDGSMEGNKTGELMQEQLKERGEE comes from the coding sequence ATGATCCGACTTATCTCCTCCCTATCGGTCGCGCTCGCCATGATGCTGGTCCCCGCTTCGGCGGAGCCTGCCGCCCTCACCAAGGCCCGCGAGGGGCACGTGACGAAGCTGCTCAAGAAGGAGTCGGAAGATCAAGCCGCGCCCGACCCGCCGAAGGGAGTCTTCGAGAAAATCTCCTACACCTCCCCCGCCGGAAAGCTGGTGGCCTACATCAGCCCCGCGCCGAAGGACGGAAAGAAGCACCCGCTGGTGATCTGGCTCACCGGTGGCTTTGGCAACAGCATCTCGCAGATCGCCTGGGAAGACATGCCGCCGGAGAACGACCAATCCGCCGCCGCCTTCCGCAAGGCAGGGCTGGCGATGATGTATCCCTCGTTGCGAGGCGGGAATGACAACCCCGGGAGCAAGGAAGGCTTCTATGGCGAGGTGGACGACGTGCTCGCCGCGATCAACCACGCGGCCAAGCTCCCGTGGGTGGACCCGCAGCGGATCTACCTCGGCGGTCACAGCACCGGCGGCACGCTCGCACTGCTGGTCGCGGAGGCGGCACCGGAAAAGCGCCTGCGGGCCGTCTTCGCATTCGGCCCCGTGGAGGATCCCGCGGGCTACGGGCAGGAAATCCTTCCCTACGATCTGAAGAATGCGAAGGAGCGGCGCCTGCGTGCGCCCCTGCACTATCTGGACGCGATCACCTGCACCACGCTGGTGATGGAGGGCGCGGACGGCAACGCCGACTCGCTCAAGGCGCTGGAGCGGCGTAACCGGAACAAGAATGGCAAGCTGGGCTTCATCACCGTGGAGGGAGAGGATCACTTCACCATCCTCGGGCCCACCAACGGGCTGCTGGCCACGAAGATCCTCGCGGACAAAGGCGACGAGTGCTCGATCACGATCACCGCCGGGGAAATCTCCGCCGCCACCGCGCAGGCCAAGGCGGACAACTTCCAGCCGAAGGGCGACCTGCGCGCGAAGGGCACCGGCATCGGCATCGTCTTCTACTACGCGCCTGACCCGCTCGTCCCGCCGATGGAGGCACTGCGCAAGGCGGTGGAGAAGGAGATGAAAGGCACTCCGGTTTTCGACAGCTTCGACGACGCGACCGAGCCGCCCTTCATCGTGATGATGGAGGAGCAGGCACCGCTGAAAGACTACCCGGTGCCGGATGAGGACTACTTCCAATACAAGGGACACGGCCTGGATGAAGCGGAGGTGAAGGCGATCCAGAAGACATCCCGCGCTTCCATCGTGATGCTGGTGACACCTGCCGATGGCCTGTGGCAGCGGGCGAAGGCTTTTAACAAGGTGGCCCATGCCTACGCCGTGGCGACCGGCGCGCACGTATGGGACAGCGCGACCCGCGAGTGCTTCCATCGCGACGCCTGGAAGGCACGGCGCATCGACACGTGGGGAAGCGGCGAGATCCCCGACATCCGCCACCAGATCACCATTCACAGCTATGAGAATGGCGACTCCGGCCACGTGCGCTCGGTCACCCTCGGCATGGAGAAATTCGCGTTGCCCGACGTGGCGGTGGAGCGCTCGGTGAAGTCCGAGAATCGCTCCGTTGGCGGCATCATCAATGTCTTCTGCCAGACGATCGCGAAGGACTCCGTGCTGGAAGATCCCTCGAAATTCACGCTTTCGCTCGACGCATTGCCCGCTGCCCTCGCGAAGGATTACCGCGAGACCCTGATCGAAGGTGGCTCCGGCAAGGCCGATCTCGCGATCATGCGCGGCACCCCGGATGAAGGCGACACGGACAATGCGCAGGTTGCTCTCGACTTCCGCCACGGCAAGGGAGCCGACGATGACGAGCGGCGCGCGGAGATTGTCCACCGCTTCTGGGGATCGAAGGATGAGATCTTCGGGATCGAGCACGACGATGCGATCGAGAGGGCCTCGGAAGAAGCACGCCGCAAGCTCACCGCGATGAAGGCGGACTTCCGGAAAGGCCTGCCCGTGGGATCGAACCTGATGGTGAAGGGCCCCTTCGCCCGTGATGACGAGGGCTCCGAGTGGATGTGGGTGGAAGTGCTGAAGTGGAGCGACGACGACGTGCTCAGCGGCTCGCTGCAGAACACGCCCTTCCACATCAAGAACCTGAAGGCAGGGGCGAATGTCTCCGTAAAACTTGCCGAGGCATTCGACTATATCCTGCGGAATCCCGATGGCAGCATGGAGGGAAACAAGACCGGCGAACTGATGCAGGAACAACTCAAGGAGCGCGGCGAGGAATGA
- a CDS encoding cation:proton antiporter: MPLIDLLPLASGGTGITPFFGMLAMVLVLAVFVSLALVKLRQSLLVGYFLCGILIANSGVLVLVGIGPEDPTIANLGELGVILLMFTLGLEFSLEEFRHLWRQAIFGGGLQVALTTIVAVVISRWTGLPWPETIVLSVAVSLSSTAVAMKSFQELGQPSNPGARFSLGVALFQDLAVILFILLLPAIYGRDSGSTVGQIAWAMGKGVLFLGAAILLGRYGNTPLLHAVARTRSRELFTLTIIGTCAAVALAGEALQLSLALGAFAAGLVLSESIYSHRIMADILPFKDLFLTIFFVSVGLMIDLNALAAHWVFVLLGTALIIAVKGGIIFGVTKILKVPLRPAILATASLASTGEFSLVLLKKADTFRDFDPAIEQLLLACTAVTMGLVPTLMRGAAPFGRLLESKGMKSPVRPSPDTAPTAAVRKINDHAIICGYGPVGQSLNEAMRRCDIPTLVMELNSDTVRELKSAGQPVLFADAAHPEALDLAGIERARFVAFTFPAVPITLAALPLIREKNPGILVFARAKFQTEVEQLRAHDVQVIHDERESSIAMIENAMGAYQRADLSHEDVLTIVDRK; the protein is encoded by the coding sequence ATGCCCCTGATCGACCTACTTCCCCTCGCCTCCGGCGGTACCGGCATCACTCCTTTCTTCGGCATGCTGGCGATGGTCCTGGTACTGGCGGTCTTTGTATCGCTGGCGCTGGTGAAGCTCCGCCAGAGCCTGCTGGTGGGCTATTTCCTCTGCGGCATTTTGATCGCGAACAGCGGCGTGCTGGTGCTGGTCGGCATCGGGCCGGAGGACCCCACGATCGCGAATCTCGGCGAACTGGGCGTGATCCTGCTGATGTTCACGCTCGGGCTGGAGTTCTCGCTGGAAGAGTTCCGCCATCTCTGGCGGCAGGCGATCTTCGGCGGCGGGCTGCAAGTGGCGCTGACGACGATCGTCGCGGTGGTCATCTCCCGCTGGACGGGCCTGCCGTGGCCGGAAACGATCGTCCTCTCGGTGGCGGTCTCGCTGAGTTCCACGGCCGTCGCCATGAAGTCCTTCCAGGAACTCGGGCAGCCGAGCAATCCCGGGGCGCGCTTCTCGCTCGGTGTCGCGCTTTTCCAGGATCTGGCGGTCATCCTCTTCATCCTGCTGCTGCCTGCGATCTACGGCAGGGACAGCGGCTCGACGGTCGGGCAGATCGCCTGGGCGATGGGGAAAGGCGTGCTCTTCCTCGGGGCTGCCATCCTGCTCGGTCGCTATGGCAATACGCCGCTGCTGCACGCCGTGGCCCGCACACGCAGCCGGGAGCTCTTCACGCTCACCATCATCGGCACCTGTGCTGCGGTGGCGCTGGCCGGGGAGGCGCTCCAGCTCAGCCTGGCGCTCGGGGCCTTCGCCGCCGGGCTGGTGCTCAGCGAGTCGATCTACTCGCACCGCATCATGGCGGACATCCTGCCCTTCAAGGATCTATTCCTCACGATCTTCTTCGTCTCCGTGGGCCTGATGATCGACCTGAATGCGCTCGCGGCACATTGGGTCTTCGTGCTGCTGGGAACGGCGCTGATCATCGCGGTGAAAGGCGGCATCATCTTCGGAGTGACGAAGATCCTGAAGGTCCCGCTGCGCCCTGCCATCCTCGCCACCGCGAGTCTGGCGAGCACGGGGGAATTCTCGCTGGTGCTGTTGAAGAAGGCGGATACTTTCCGGGACTTCGACCCCGCCATCGAGCAGCTCCTGCTCGCCTGCACCGCCGTGACGATGGGGCTGGTGCCGACGCTGATGCGCGGGGCTGCGCCCTTTGGCCGGCTGCTGGAGAGCAAGGGCATGAAATCCCCCGTCCGCCCCTCACCGGACACGGCCCCGACCGCCGCCGTCCGGAAAATCAACGACCACGCCATCATCTGCGGCTACGGCCCGGTCGGCCAGAGCCTCAATGAGGCGATGCGCCGCTGCGATATCCCCACGCTGGTGATGGAGCTGAATTCCGACACCGTCCGCGAACTGAAATCCGCCGGGCAGCCGGTCCTTTTCGCCGACGCCGCCCACCCGGAAGCGCTCGACCTGGCCGGGATCGAGCGCGCGCGCTTCGTCGCCTTCACCTTCCCCGCCGTGCCGATCACCCTCGCCGCGCTGCCGCTGATCCGCGAAAAGAATCCCGGCATCCTCGTTTTCGCCCGGGCGAAATTCCAGACCGAGGTCGAGCAGCTCCGCGCCCACGACGTGCAGGTGATCCACGACGAGCGGGAGAGCTCCATCGCCATGATCGAAAATGCCATGGGTGCCTACCAGCGGGCGGACCTGTCGCATGAGGACGTGCTGACAATCGTGGACCGAAAGTGA
- a CDS encoding NAD(P)H-binding protein, protein MKALVIGATGATGKDLVDVLLGDPGYSEVVAFVRRPGGRQHAKYSEVVTDFDKLDEVSDHIRGDVWFSCLGTTLKAAGSQERQWHIDHDIPARFADIAKKNGIPRAAVLSAYGASTASKVFYSRMKGSLDGHITRLGFDQCIIFRPGLLLRKDTDRAGERISAAVLKLANALGLFRRFSPMPTSTLAEKLAKSPVARGPGMHVIELDEIFSV, encoded by the coding sequence ATGAAAGCACTCGTCATCGGAGCCACCGGTGCCACAGGCAAAGACCTCGTCGATGTCCTGCTGGGCGATCCGGGCTACTCGGAGGTGGTTGCCTTTGTCCGTCGCCCGGGCGGACGCCAGCACGCGAAGTATTCGGAAGTCGTGACGGATTTCGACAAGCTCGATGAGGTGTCGGACCACATCCGGGGAGACGTCTGGTTCTCGTGCCTCGGCACCACCTTGAAGGCAGCGGGCTCTCAGGAGAGGCAGTGGCATATCGACCACGATATCCCCGCGCGCTTCGCCGACATCGCGAAGAAGAACGGCATCCCGCGTGCGGCGGTGCTCTCCGCCTACGGGGCATCGACCGCGAGCAAGGTCTTCTACTCCCGGATGAAGGGCAGCCTCGACGGTCACATCACCCGCCTCGGCTTCGACCAATGCATCATCTTCCGTCCGGGCCTGCTGCTGCGAAAGGACACGGATCGCGCGGGCGAGCGGATCAGCGCTGCCGTGCTGAAGCTCGCGAATGCTCTCGGACTGTTCCGGAGATTCAGCCCGATGCCCACTTCAACGCTCGCGGAAAAGCTGGCGAAGTCGCCCGTGGCCCGCGGCCCCGGAATGCACGTGATCGAGCTGGATGAAATCTTCAGCGTCTGA
- a CDS encoding PA14 domain-containing protein encodes MAPRSGTVRFVLVSDDNSELWLSPSASPFSKKKIAWITGPGWFGSSPRGHTGRINSQWSAPIRVEKGQSYYVEAYHKEGAGDDHFELLWQFDEDEKPAEVPVDVLTPWMGSDEDADDDGLPDEWQRATGLAGRPDAAWWQDADGDGVSNFDEFIGHTDPMDDQPLNGFLLMEIWYGSWGREVQELRRDPRFSQTPHEALFIQGAAVPSLEASHFGSRLSGYLVPTESGKYELAVAGDDTVELWFSEDASKFNKKRVAFNDYWRGDAAEKEWSKIPSQRTPVLELEAGREYYFEVIHKDAVQPGWSALGWRMEGEKDFKAVLPQFLRSPAKDADDADGNGLPDSWVREMEAQAGAGAPFLTESGDPDGDGLSNLLEYQIGTDPYSRTSVPGALSREWWFRTPGVSLQRSREAGDLLRPPSMFTLTDGARSEMNTTDHFTSRIRGSVKAPVAGEYRFWIAGDDHCELWLSDSEQKFLKRKIAWILPSTWASPDADAWTEPEAWDERAAQKSGSNFLDEGEERFLEILHKDAGDKDHVAIAWQYRDSGGEWSEREVIPTEMLRSFPGDDDDLDDDYLPDSWEKDYGLDPQDNGSKDPVKQGENGDFDNDGLTNREEFLLGTNPCLADSDGDGVDDRAEVQVYGSDPTVKDASPPKVVTSLAPGGAVSGTMTWLPYVRDGAVYSLARRGQSNWEFEVSEPGIYQVDLAGNSISAEPHASPIAVTIKVDGVVVGEGDLTSTLTKLSFLTPWLSAGRHQITIVNRNVRSGVSMVIQSIEILAQTGEDANANGLPDWLERYYRDLNRVSVSEAGFETSPANLEGVSRFFEDLSITSGDRVVKATRGVGKGWFADVELDALGSPTTAKLSYEGGAITEEIDLVWKAINLLDGVDHRYIRRGDSVRLMACDPSGGADGWQFSLSLDGKSLHSGSSTLPFMHRFSKEGSYELATSAKGPAGEVLTSSVRFVVVDADLGADFHVPYDRSRAWTPSILPEAAVIQSDDNLLLSELPSDGKRSFDASFGIARETSSRVIARLPEGGAILDATNIHGFLFASATWTGDHQLIETLPDGTRVVRVGYVLDGEIPPDLSIWIEMYVPDAVFANGGSWLQLTADDFDENGAASFEIYKAPGNDTPYVCHWIRPFGDGPDERDESTSESTDAETPTGEAE; translated from the coding sequence GTGGCTCCCCGCTCCGGCACCGTCCGCTTCGTTCTGGTCTCTGATGACAATTCCGAACTCTGGTTGTCCCCGTCAGCCAGTCCGTTCTCCAAGAAGAAGATCGCTTGGATCACAGGACCGGGTTGGTTCGGATCCTCACCCCGTGGTCACACCGGCAGGATCAACAGCCAGTGGAGCGCCCCGATCCGCGTGGAGAAGGGCCAATCGTATTATGTGGAGGCATATCACAAGGAGGGTGCCGGGGACGATCACTTCGAATTGCTGTGGCAATTCGATGAAGACGAGAAGCCGGCTGAGGTTCCCGTGGACGTGCTGACACCGTGGATGGGGTCGGACGAGGATGCGGATGACGACGGTCTGCCGGATGAATGGCAGCGCGCAACCGGCCTGGCGGGCCGACCCGATGCCGCATGGTGGCAGGATGCCGACGGTGACGGGGTCAGCAATTTCGACGAATTCATCGGCCATACCGATCCGATGGATGACCAGCCGCTCAATGGCTTCCTCCTCATGGAGATCTGGTATGGGTCATGGGGGCGGGAAGTTCAGGAACTCCGGCGGGATCCTCGTTTCTCCCAAACTCCGCATGAGGCCCTGTTCATCCAGGGAGCGGCGGTGCCCTCGCTGGAGGCCAGCCATTTCGGCAGCAGGCTGAGCGGCTATCTGGTGCCCACCGAGTCTGGCAAGTATGAACTCGCCGTGGCCGGCGACGATACCGTCGAGCTCTGGTTCTCCGAGGATGCGTCGAAGTTCAACAAGAAGCGTGTCGCGTTCAATGACTACTGGCGGGGCGATGCAGCGGAGAAGGAATGGTCGAAGATCCCGTCCCAGCGTACGCCCGTGCTCGAGCTGGAGGCGGGCCGGGAGTATTATTTCGAAGTCATCCACAAGGACGCGGTCCAGCCCGGCTGGTCGGCCCTCGGTTGGCGCATGGAAGGGGAGAAGGACTTCAAGGCGGTGCTGCCCCAGTTCCTGCGGTCACCCGCGAAGGATGCCGATGATGCCGATGGCAACGGGCTGCCGGACTCGTGGGTCCGCGAGATGGAGGCTCAGGCTGGTGCCGGCGCTCCATTCTTGACGGAGAGCGGAGATCCGGATGGCGACGGATTGTCCAATCTTCTCGAGTACCAGATCGGGACCGATCCCTATTCCAGGACCTCGGTTCCCGGTGCTCTGTCGCGTGAGTGGTGGTTCCGGACGCCCGGGGTTTCACTCCAGCGCAGCCGGGAAGCGGGAGACCTTCTCAGGCCGCCGTCGATGTTTACCCTCACCGACGGTGCGAGGTCGGAGATGAATACGACGGATCACTTCACCTCCCGCATCCGTGGTTCCGTGAAGGCACCCGTGGCAGGTGAATATCGCTTCTGGATCGCTGGCGACGACCACTGCGAACTGTGGCTGTCGGATTCGGAGCAGAAGTTTCTGAAGCGGAAGATTGCTTGGATCCTGCCGTCAACTTGGGCTAGCCCTGATGCTGACGCTTGGACTGAACCGGAAGCGTGGGATGAACGTGCAGCGCAGAAATCCGGTTCTAACTTTCTCGATGAAGGCGAAGAGCGCTTCCTCGAGATCCTTCACAAGGATGCAGGCGACAAGGATCACGTGGCCATCGCATGGCAGTATCGCGATAGCGGTGGGGAGTGGAGCGAGCGGGAAGTGATCCCCACCGAGATGCTTCGTTCTTTCCCGGGCGATGACGACGATCTTGATGACGATTACTTGCCGGACTCTTGGGAGAAGGACTACGGACTTGATCCACAAGACAATGGGTCGAAGGATCCGGTGAAGCAGGGAGAGAACGGTGACTTCGATAATGACGGCCTCACGAACAGAGAAGAGTTCCTGCTGGGAACCAACCCGTGTCTGGCAGATAGCGACGGGGACGGTGTGGATGACCGGGCAGAAGTTCAGGTGTATGGAAGCGATCCTACGGTCAAAGACGCATCTCCTCCGAAAGTAGTGACAAGCCTCGCTCCTGGAGGGGCTGTGTCAGGCACAATGACATGGCTCCCCTATGTAAGGGATGGGGCGGTCTATTCACTTGCGCGTCGTGGTCAGTCGAACTGGGAATTCGAGGTTTCGGAGCCAGGAATCTATCAAGTGGATCTGGCGGGAAATTCAATTTCTGCGGAGCCTCATGCTTCGCCAATAGCGGTCACAATCAAAGTCGACGGAGTTGTGGTTGGTGAAGGCGATCTCACGTCTACGCTCACCAAACTCTCTTTCCTAACTCCGTGGCTCTCTGCCGGACGGCATCAGATCACCATCGTGAACCGAAATGTCCGGTCTGGGGTTTCAATGGTGATTCAATCGATCGAAATACTTGCCCAGACAGGCGAAGATGCGAACGCCAATGGATTGCCCGATTGGCTGGAGAGATACTATCGAGATCTAAATCGCGTAAGTGTCTCCGAAGCTGGATTTGAAACGTCTCCAGCGAACCTTGAAGGTGTGTCACGGTTTTTTGAAGATTTATCAATCACTTCAGGAGATCGCGTGGTTAAAGCCACACGAGGTGTCGGCAAAGGATGGTTTGCCGATGTTGAATTGGATGCCTTGGGTTCTCCCACCACCGCAAAGCTCTCCTATGAAGGCGGCGCGATCACCGAGGAAATCGATCTCGTATGGAAAGCGATCAACCTGCTTGACGGTGTGGATCACAGGTACATTCGCAGGGGCGACTCGGTGCGTCTGATGGCCTGCGATCCTTCGGGAGGTGCAGATGGATGGCAATTCTCTCTAAGTCTTGATGGAAAATCGCTGCACTCGGGTTCCTCCACATTGCCCTTCATGCACCGGTTCTCGAAAGAAGGATCTTACGAGTTGGCTACTTCAGCAAAGGGGCCAGCAGGAGAGGTCCTGACATCATCTGTCAGATTTGTTGTGGTAGATGCCGACCTTGGGGCGGACTTCCATGTTCCATATGATCGTAGCCGCGCTTGGACACCTTCGATATTGCCCGAGGCTGCAGTCATACAGAGTGACGATAATCTGTTGCTTTCCGAATTGCCGTCGGACGGCAAGCGATCCTTTGACGCCTCTTTCGGCATAGCGCGTGAAACGTCAAGCCGGGTGATTGCCCGCCTGCCGGAGGGAGGAGCCATTCTCGATGCTACCAATATCCATGGCTTCTTGTTCGCTTCGGCGACATGGACGGGTGATCACCAACTGATCGAGACTCTTCCAGATGGCACCCGTGTGGTCCGTGTCGGCTACGTCCTGGATGGAGAGATTCCGCCCGACCTCTCGATATGGATCGAGATGTATGTTCCTGACGCTGTCTTTGCCAATGGTGGATCATGGTTGCAGCTGACGGCGGATGACTTCGATGAGAACGGAGCTGCCAGCTTTGAAATCTACAAGGCACCCGGAAATGACACCCCGTATGTATGCCACTGGATCAGGCCCTTCGGTGACGGCCCTGATGAAAGGGATGAGAGCACTTCTGAATCCACTGACGCTGAAACTCCAACCGGTGAAGCTGAGTGA